One window of Brevibacterium pigmentatum genomic DNA carries:
- a CDS encoding DUF7507 domain-containing protein: MTNTSQNLWQIDPASGGQTSRGTFGVPSNFEQINAMGMSADGSSLYGIYTQSDNREIFRYDTNTNSSQRLTRGPANSPITHGAVDPSSGIYYYGGFSSSTSSVLNVYGFNPSTGQSLGLVAQGTVPADGANGDFAFSSAGELYYIGANGNSSSTLGVVNQELPTTAQSKPKVIGGTKLTSIASKQPINGIAFGGDGLLYMSSGTTLYSADPTSGKVLGTNSFGQTGTTDMASCATPSTLQVQKDFSNGRFAPEDQATLDISGNGLEPGAPGNTGVTQGNSSGVQNQQPSEYAGSIIGRPGQTFQFSESGAGASQKNYKSTYKCVNQRNKQELTGGNGTKGSVTIPRAGADIVCTFANEAQRPGLSLQKNAQLNDSNGNGVADAGDTIDYTFTVTNTGQTILDNVAIDDGFDFDGKGISPSSVDGLKPEDSRKFTANYTVTQKDVDRGKDITNTATARGESPTGQTTTSAESKTNTPVATRAPGLSLQKTSELDDANGNNVADVGETIRYSFTVQNTGNTTLTDVAINDPLLDSTDPEKSSSLAPGAETTFSGSHKVTQGDIDANGTNGDGVIRNTATASGLTPGQDDPVKSDPSSTNTPLPAQNSSIALKKTSELDDSNSNNVADVDETIAYRFTVTNTGNTTLKDVDIADDFDFDGAGIDPASIDSLAPGNDASFTAKYTVGQSDVDAGGVIDNTATASATSPGGDAIESGQSSTETPVAEPTSAMSLKKDGKLSRDSNDNGLADVGDTFEYTFTVTNHGNTTLADITIDDDRIDSTDPSQISSLAPGKSAEFTAKYTVTQADIDTGGDIVNTATASGRAPNGNDVRTGESTDNFPTAGRENSVSLQKDGVLDDTNDNGTADAGETIDYTFTVKNNGNTTLTDVTVNDDTIDANTLSPKSAASLAPGEEATFTGSRQVTQADVNAGEDIVNTATATAAALGTNTPITSTEAVDKVPTTAQTNGLALQKTSALDDDKSAAEVGDVINFTFTVTNTGNTTVEDVSVADEFDFDSGIDPGSIESLAPGEQKTLNADYTVTQSDIDAGKDISNTASANGTAPNGAPVESNESTANTPVKPRANGVAISKTAELEDTNDNGVADQGETIAYTFVVTNTGNTTLTDVTIDDDLIDADTLKPKTADSLAPGEQATFTASFKVTQKAIDNVRDDGDQGIVNIAAAEAASPGGDSITSAEDTANVPLAPQASGLHLKKSGELQGDGTAATVGDTIDYTFVVTNTGNTTLTHLGIDDDRLDEVELSDPDSLPNGLAPGESATFSGSYTVTQADIDATESTDLINTATARGTTPGDNEIASGPSSANVPKAPRSPQLKLEKTGEIQGADIADVGDEIKYTFKVTNTGNTSISDVSIEDANVDKVEPANVGTVAPGDSATFTATYTVTQADVDAGGVENTATAKGSTPDDSAVEAVDTDSQPVVGPVPAMTLEKSDELQDENDNNAADAGETIQYTFTVENTGNVTLRRVTIDDVKVDDGTLRPKSVSKLAPGDKATFTASYTVTQADVDDGGPIVNTATAQTRSEGDQTPVRSNEDSTKTPVAEHDSALSLKKSNELKDENDNGAADVGETIEYSFKVTNSGNTTLSDVTVNDEHIDDGSLSPKSVASLAPDESATFTATHTVTQADVDGGKAVRNTATAEGTAPGDDDKVRSAEASTETPVADTDAALSIEKTADKDTLVAGDSIEYSFKITNTGNVTLSDVGVDEGEFSGTGELSPVNCSDDSAKLAPGDSVTCTAAYEVTQADVNRGSLDNSAAATGKAPNGDDVASEPSDWSITGESVPGLSVEKTADTNTFEDGESITYSFKVTNTGNVTLSDVGIDEAEFTGSGDLSEISCAKEAASLAPGDSVKCTAAYKATQADVDRGSIENSATAKATTPNGDDVDSDPSEVRIPAAEAGPAVSIEKTADKDFYKAGDSIEYSFKVTNNGNVSLSDVGVDESEFTGSGELSDVSCPDDAAKLAPGESMTCTATYDVVQSDVDRGSLENSATATGQAPNGDDVVSDPSEVNLSASDEDSDSSSDADVKGDSDSSSDADAKDDSDSATGAGAGDDSDSSSESDSSADSDGGKGSVASADAEASDKADAGPSADAGGSDDATSGSSSTEADTSSEAASSTDADSSGSSDGGGDLPRTGAAGIFGISAIALLLLAIGMVIVPSVRRRKSS; this comes from the coding sequence TTGACGAATACGTCGCAGAATCTGTGGCAAATCGACCCCGCTTCGGGTGGACAGACGAGTCGCGGGACCTTCGGGGTTCCCAGCAATTTCGAGCAGATCAATGCGATGGGGATGAGTGCGGACGGCAGCTCGCTCTACGGCATCTACACACAGAGCGACAATCGAGAGATCTTCCGTTATGACACGAACACGAACTCCTCACAGAGATTGACCCGCGGCCCCGCAAACTCTCCTATCACCCACGGCGCCGTGGACCCCAGCAGCGGCATCTACTACTACGGAGGGTTCTCGAGCTCCACTTCGAGCGTCCTCAACGTCTACGGGTTCAACCCCTCGACAGGCCAGTCTCTTGGACTGGTCGCCCAAGGTACAGTGCCCGCCGATGGTGCAAACGGCGACTTCGCCTTCTCCAGCGCTGGTGAGCTCTACTACATCGGGGCAAATGGGAACTCCTCGTCGACACTCGGGGTCGTCAACCAGGAGCTGCCGACGACCGCCCAGAGCAAGCCGAAAGTCATCGGAGGTACGAAGCTTACGAGCATCGCGTCGAAGCAACCGATCAACGGCATCGCCTTCGGCGGTGACGGGCTGCTCTATATGAGCAGCGGAACCACGCTCTACAGTGCCGACCCGACCAGCGGCAAGGTCCTGGGTACGAACTCCTTCGGGCAGACCGGCACCACCGATATGGCCTCGTGCGCGACTCCCAGCACGCTCCAGGTGCAGAAAGACTTCAGCAACGGCCGTTTCGCCCCCGAGGATCAGGCGACGCTGGATATCTCCGGCAACGGACTCGAGCCCGGTGCTCCCGGTAACACCGGCGTGACACAGGGCAATTCGAGCGGAGTCCAGAATCAGCAGCCCTCAGAGTACGCCGGTTCGATCATCGGACGACCTGGGCAGACCTTCCAGTTCTCCGAATCCGGGGCCGGCGCCAGCCAGAAGAACTACAAATCGACCTACAAGTGTGTGAACCAGCGCAACAAGCAGGAGCTGACAGGCGGCAACGGCACGAAGGGCAGCGTCACGATTCCCCGCGCCGGAGCCGACATCGTCTGCACTTTCGCCAACGAAGCTCAGCGACCCGGTCTGTCCTTGCAGAAGAACGCCCAGCTCAACGATTCGAACGGCAACGGCGTGGCTGACGCCGGCGATACGATCGACTACACCTTTACGGTGACCAACACCGGGCAGACGATCCTGGACAATGTCGCAATCGACGATGGATTCGATTTTGATGGCAAGGGAATCAGCCCGAGCTCGGTCGATGGACTGAAACCGGAGGATTCCCGAAAGTTCACCGCCAATTACACGGTGACGCAGAAAGACGTCGACCGCGGCAAAGACATCACGAACACCGCCACCGCACGGGGCGAATCACCGACGGGGCAGACTACCACCTCAGCAGAATCGAAGACCAACACACCGGTCGCCACCCGGGCCCCCGGGCTCTCGCTTCAGAAGACCAGTGAACTCGACGATGCCAACGGCAACAATGTCGCCGATGTCGGGGAGACGATCCGTTACTCGTTCACAGTGCAGAACACCGGCAACACCACGCTCACCGATGTGGCCATCAACGATCCGCTTCTCGACAGCACTGACCCTGAGAAATCGTCAAGCCTGGCTCCGGGAGCGGAAACGACCTTCTCCGGCAGCCACAAAGTCACCCAAGGCGACATTGACGCCAACGGGACCAACGGTGACGGAGTGATCCGCAACACCGCGACTGCCAGCGGTCTTACACCCGGTCAGGATGATCCCGTCAAATCCGATCCGTCCTCGACAAACACTCCGTTGCCTGCTCAGAACAGCAGCATCGCGCTCAAGAAGACGAGCGAGCTGGACGATTCGAACAGCAACAATGTCGCCGATGTCGACGAAACGATCGCCTACAGATTCACAGTCACGAACACCGGCAACACCACTCTGAAAGATGTCGACATCGCCGACGACTTCGATTTCGACGGGGCTGGGATCGACCCGGCCTCGATCGACAGCCTCGCCCCCGGCAACGACGCAAGCTTCACCGCGAAGTACACAGTCGGACAGTCCGATGTCGACGCAGGCGGGGTCATCGACAACACAGCCACCGCATCGGCGACCAGCCCCGGAGGAGATGCAATCGAGTCGGGCCAGTCCAGCACCGAGACGCCGGTCGCGGAACCGACCTCAGCGATGTCACTGAAGAAGGACGGAAAGCTTAGCCGAGACAGCAATGACAACGGTCTGGCCGATGTCGGGGACACTTTCGAATACACGTTCACGGTCACCAACCACGGAAACACGACCCTGGCAGACATCACGATCGACGACGACAGGATCGACTCCACCGATCCTTCACAGATCAGCTCTCTAGCGCCCGGTAAGTCTGCTGAGTTCACGGCGAAGTACACCGTGACGCAGGCCGACATCGATACCGGAGGGGACATCGTCAACACGGCGACAGCCTCGGGGCGCGCACCGAATGGCAACGATGTTCGAACCGGTGAGTCGACGGACAACTTCCCGACAGCGGGACGGGAGAACTCGGTCTCGCTGCAGAAGGACGGAGTCCTCGACGACACCAACGACAACGGCACCGCCGACGCAGGTGAGACGATCGACTACACCTTCACGGTGAAGAACAACGGCAACACCACGCTGACCGATGTCACCGTCAACGATGACACGATAGATGCCAACACCCTGAGTCCGAAGTCGGCAGCGTCGCTTGCACCAGGAGAGGAAGCGACATTCACTGGCAGCCGACAGGTCACGCAGGCAGACGTCAATGCCGGCGAAGACATCGTCAACACGGCGACTGCTACAGCTGCTGCGCTGGGCACGAACACTCCGATCACGTCGACCGAAGCAGTCGACAAGGTGCCGACCACAGCGCAGACCAACGGTTTGGCCCTGCAGAAGACGAGCGCTCTCGACGACGACAAGAGTGCCGCTGAAGTCGGCGACGTCATCAACTTCACGTTCACCGTGACCAACACCGGGAACACCACCGTCGAGGATGTGAGCGTCGCCGATGAGTTCGATTTCGACTCCGGAATCGACCCCGGCTCGATCGAGAGTCTGGCGCCAGGCGAGCAGAAGACCCTCAACGCCGACTACACGGTGACCCAGTCGGACATCGACGCCGGTAAGGACATCAGTAACACTGCGTCGGCGAACGGCACCGCACCGAACGGTGCACCCGTCGAATCCAACGAATCCACCGCGAATACGCCGGTGAAGCCGCGAGCCAATGGTGTGGCGATCAGCAAGACTGCCGAACTCGAAGACACCAACGACAACGGCGTCGCAGATCAGGGCGAAACCATCGCGTACACATTCGTGGTCACCAACACCGGAAATACCACACTCACCGACGTCACCATCGACGATGATCTGATCGACGCTGACACACTCAAACCCAAGACAGCAGATTCGCTGGCACCAGGAGAACAAGCGACTTTCACCGCATCGTTCAAGGTGACTCAGAAGGCCATCGATAACGTACGCGACGATGGTGATCAGGGAATCGTCAACATCGCCGCCGCAGAAGCTGCGTCGCCCGGTGGGGACTCGATCACGAGCGCCGAGGATACGGCGAACGTGCCCCTGGCTCCGCAGGCCTCGGGGCTGCATCTGAAGAAGAGCGGCGAACTGCAGGGAGACGGAACAGCGGCGACGGTCGGTGACACCATCGACTACACCTTTGTCGTCACCAACACCGGAAACACCACACTGACCCACCTCGGCATTGATGACGATCGACTCGACGAAGTTGAGCTCAGCGATCCCGACTCTCTACCGAATGGTCTCGCCCCGGGCGAATCGGCGACGTTCAGCGGCAGCTACACAGTGACGCAGGCCGACATCGACGCCACCGAGTCGACCGACCTCATCAACACCGCCACCGCCCGCGGAACGACGCCCGGGGACAATGAGATCGCATCCGGTCCCTCCTCGGCGAACGTGCCCAAGGCACCTCGTTCCCCGCAATTGAAGCTGGAGAAGACCGGTGAGATACAGGGAGCGGACATCGCGGACGTCGGCGACGAGATCAAGTACACGTTCAAGGTGACCAACACCGGCAACACCTCTATCAGCGACGTGAGCATCGAAGATGCGAATGTCGATAAGGTCGAACCCGCCAACGTCGGCACAGTGGCACCAGGGGACTCGGCCACCTTCACTGCCACCTACACAGTGACGCAGGCCGACGTCGACGCAGGAGGCGTCGAGAACACGGCGACGGCGAAGGGGTCAACCCCTGATGACTCCGCAGTCGAAGCAGTGGACACCGACAGTCAGCCAGTTGTAGGGCCCGTACCTGCGATGACATTGGAGAAATCGGACGAGCTGCAGGACGAGAACGACAATAACGCCGCCGATGCCGGTGAAACGATCCAGTACACGTTCACGGTTGAGAACACAGGCAACGTGACGTTGCGCCGCGTCACCATCGACGATGTCAAGGTCGACGACGGCACATTGAGGCCGAAGTCAGTCAGCAAACTCGCTCCAGGCGATAAGGCGACCTTCACCGCCAGCTATACGGTCACTCAGGCAGATGTCGACGACGGCGGTCCGATCGTCAACACTGCGACGGCTCAGACACGGTCCGAAGGCGATCAGACTCCTGTCCGCTCCAACGAGGACAGCACGAAGACGCCTGTGGCAGAACATGATTCTGCCTTGTCTCTCAAGAAGTCCAATGAGCTGAAAGATGAGAACGACAACGGTGCCGCCGACGTCGGTGAGACCATCGAATACTCGTTCAAGGTGACGAATTCAGGAAACACCACTCTGAGCGACGTGACCGTCAATGATGAGCACATCGACGATGGGTCGCTGAGCCCGAAGTCCGTCGCCTCCCTGGCGCCGGACGAATCGGCGACCTTCACCGCCACTCACACGGTTACACAGGCCGACGTGGATGGTGGCAAGGCAGTGAGGAACACCGCCACCGCCGAAGGTACGGCTCCGGGCGACGACGACAAGGTTCGCTCCGCCGAAGCCAGCACTGAGACACCTGTCGCCGACACCGATGCTGCGTTGTCGATCGAAAAGACTGCGGATAAGGACACGCTTGTCGCCGGTGACTCCATTGAGTACTCGTTCAAAATCACGAACACGGGCAATGTGACTCTGTCCGATGTGGGCGTCGACGAGGGCGAATTCTCGGGTACGGGCGAACTTTCGCCAGTGAACTGCTCCGACGACTCAGCGAAGCTGGCCCCCGGCGATTCGGTGACCTGTACTGCCGCCTATGAGGTGACGCAGGCCGACGTTAATCGCGGTTCGCTCGACAACTCCGCAGCAGCGACGGGCAAGGCACCGAACGGTGACGATGTGGCCTCTGAGCCTTCGGACTGGAGCATCACGGGTGAGTCGGTTCCGGGTCTCTCGGTCGAGAAGACCGCCGACACGAACACGTTCGAGGACGGCGAATCGATCACGTACTCCTTCAAGGTGACGAACACAGGCAATGTGACTCTGTCGGATGTGGGCATCGACGAAGCCGAGTTCACCGGCTCCGGCGACCTGTCCGAGATCAGCTGTGCAAAGGAGGCAGCGTCATTGGCGCCGGGAGACTCGGTGAAGTGTACAGCTGCTTACAAGGCCACTCAGGCCGACGTCGACCGTGGTTCGATCGAGAACTCCGCGACGGCGAAGGCCACGACACCGAACGGTGATGATGTGGACTCTGACCCCTCCGAGGTGAGAATTCCAGCAGCCGAGGCCGGCCCGGCAGTGTCGATCGAAAAGACGGCGGATAAGGACTTTTACAAAGCTGGTGATTCGATCGAGTACTCGTTCAAAGTCACCAATAACGGGAATGTGTCCTTGTCCGATGTGGGCGTTGATGAAAGTGAGTTCACGGGTTCGGGCGAACTGTCCGACGTCAGTTGCCCCGACGATGCCGCAAAGCTGGCTCCCGGTGAGTCGATGACTTGCACGGCCACCTACGACGTGGTCCAGTCGGACGTGGACCGTGGTTCGCTCGAGAACTCGGCGACGGCCACAGGCCAGGCACCGAACGGTGACGACGTCGTCTCGGACCCGTCTGAGGTGAACCTATCTGCCTCGGATGAGGATTCGGACAGCTCTTCCGACGCGGATGTCAAGGGTGATTCCGACAGCTCGTCGGACGCGGACGCCAAGGATGATTCGGATAGTGCGACGGGTGCAGGTGCCGGAGATGATTCAGACAGTTCGTCGGAGTCGGATTCGTCTGCGGACAGTGACGGCGGCAAGGGGTCGGTTGCCAGTGCGGATGCGGAGGCGTCTGATAAGGCTGATGCTGGTCCCTCGGCTGACGCCGGTGGCTCTGACGACGCAACGAGTGGAAGTTCCTCGACAGAAGCGGACACTTCGTCGGAAGCGGCTTCGTCGACCGACGCGGATTCGTCCGGCAGCAGCGACGGCGGAGGAGACCTCCCCAGAACCGGTGCAGCGGGAATCTTCGGAATCAGCGCGATTGCTCTGCTCTTGTTGGCGATCGGAATGGTGATCGTGCCGTCGGTACGACGGAGAAAGTCGAGCTGA
- a CDS encoding acetoacetate--CoA ligase: MTTEPIWLPDPDQTPRPQIADFTDFANQRTGLSLATYDDLWKWSVDDLDGFWGAVWDFFDVIGDEPYTEVLTDRSMPGATWFPGTRLNYAEHALRAGLNDNLADEPAIITIKESGERTETTWCELRCQVGSVAAWLREQGVGEADRVVGYLPNTHHTLIAFLATASVGAIWSACAQDYAAEGAATKLGQLEPKVLFAADGYLWNGQAFDRRDQVADLAHRMPSLRAVVGVGNLDEEFLDEHGRVMNLTAWDDIASGDTEPEFARVDFDTPLWVLYSSGTTGIPKGIVHSHGGVVIDHLRLLGLHLDIRPGDRFFWYTNTNWMMWNLVASALVGGATTVCFDGSPLYPGPGRLWEIAADTKANVLGVSPGIFLAGMKAGLEPGTDFDLSALRTIGATGAPVPAHCFPWVRDAVVERVQLASTSGGTDVVSGFAGSAPNCPVWAGELSRPVLGVALESWDDNGRPLIDEVGEMVITAPMPSMPVKFWNDPDGERYRDTYFSMFPGVWRHGDWITITDHGSVIISGRSDATLNRQGVRLGSADIYDVVDGIPEVAESLVIGAEQPDGGYWMPLFVVLAEGVSLDSGLRSRIAGELRSKASPRHVPDDVIAVPAIPHTKTGKKLEVPVKRLLQGHDLAKVANPDAVDSFEALAYFARFGGGPTGRSERSLAERPRPMIASAHVHGDNRPSAHSAGPLRRDSRQSKRADPL; encoded by the coding sequence TTGACCACTGAACCGATCTGGCTTCCCGACCCCGACCAGACCCCGCGACCGCAGATCGCCGACTTCACCGACTTCGCCAACCAACGCACCGGCCTAAGCCTGGCTACATATGACGATCTGTGGAAATGGTCGGTGGACGACCTCGACGGATTCTGGGGTGCGGTCTGGGACTTCTTCGACGTCATCGGCGACGAGCCTTATACCGAAGTGCTCACCGACCGATCCATGCCAGGTGCCACCTGGTTTCCCGGCACCCGCCTCAACTACGCCGAACACGCCCTGCGGGCCGGCCTCAATGACAATCTCGCCGACGAACCGGCCATCATCACCATCAAAGAATCCGGCGAGCGCACCGAAACCACTTGGTGCGAGCTGCGCTGCCAAGTCGGATCCGTTGCCGCCTGGCTGCGCGAGCAAGGAGTCGGCGAAGCCGACCGCGTCGTCGGCTACCTGCCGAACACCCACCACACCCTCATCGCCTTCCTCGCCACCGCCTCGGTCGGCGCCATCTGGTCCGCCTGCGCCCAGGACTACGCCGCCGAAGGTGCGGCGACGAAACTCGGCCAGCTCGAACCGAAAGTGCTCTTCGCCGCCGACGGCTACCTGTGGAACGGTCAGGCCTTCGACCGCCGCGACCAAGTCGCGGATTTGGCCCACCGGATGCCGAGCCTGCGCGCCGTGGTCGGGGTGGGCAACCTCGACGAGGAATTCCTCGACGAACACGGTCGGGTCATGAACCTCACCGCCTGGGACGATATCGCTTCCGGAGATACCGAACCCGAGTTTGCGCGCGTCGATTTCGATACCCCGCTGTGGGTGTTGTACTCCTCGGGCACGACGGGGATACCCAAGGGGATCGTACACAGCCACGGCGGGGTCGTCATCGATCACCTGCGCCTACTGGGTCTCCACCTCGACATCCGGCCGGGCGACCGGTTCTTCTGGTACACGAATACGAACTGGATGATGTGGAACCTCGTCGCCTCGGCGCTGGTGGGCGGTGCGACCACGGTGTGCTTCGACGGCAGTCCCCTCTATCCGGGGCCGGGCCGGCTGTGGGAGATCGCCGCGGACACGAAGGCGAATGTGCTCGGGGTCAGTCCTGGGATCTTCCTGGCCGGGATGAAGGCCGGGCTTGAACCCGGCACGGACTTCGACCTCTCCGCACTGCGCACGATCGGCGCCACCGGCGCCCCCGTGCCCGCCCACTGCTTCCCCTGGGTGCGCGATGCCGTCGTCGAACGCGTGCAGCTGGCCTCGACGAGCGGCGGCACGGACGTCGTCAGCGGCTTCGCCGGATCCGCACCCAACTGCCCAGTCTGGGCCGGGGAACTCTCACGGCCGGTCCTCGGTGTGGCGTTGGAGTCCTGGGACGATAACGGTCGGCCGTTGATCGACGAGGTCGGGGAGATGGTCATCACCGCACCGATGCCGTCGATGCCGGTGAAGTTCTGGAACGACCCGGACGGTGAGCGCTACCGCGACACATACTTCTCGATGTTCCCCGGAGTCTGGCGCCACGGCGACTGGATCACCATCACCGACCACGGCAGCGTCATCATCTCCGGCCGCTCGGACGCCACCCTCAACCGGCAGGGCGTGCGCTTGGGCAGCGCCGACATCTACGACGTCGTCGACGGCATCCCCGAGGTAGCCGAATCCCTCGTCATCGGAGCTGAACAGCCCGACGGCGGGTACTGGATGCCGCTGTTCGTCGTGTTGGCTGAGGGGGTTTCGTTGGATTCTGGGTTGCGGTCGCGGATCGCTGGAGAGCTGCGGTCCAAAGCGTCACCGCGGCACGTGCCCGATGACGTCATTGCGGTGCCTGCGATCCCGCACACGAAAACGGGCAAGAAGCTCGAGGTGCCGGTGAAGAGGCTGCTCCAGGGGCACGATCTGGCCAAGGTCGCGAATCCGGATGCTGTGGATTCGTTCGAGGCGTTGGCGTACTTTGCTCGGTTTGGGGGGGGGCCGACGGGGCGCAGTGAAAGGTCGCTGGCTGAGCGGCCAAGGCCGATGATCGCCAGTGCCCATGTCCATGGTGACAACAGGCCCAGTGCCCACAGTGCAGGTCCATTGAGGCGCGACTCGCGGCAGTCGAAACGAGCCGACCCGCTGTAG
- a CDS encoding ISL3 family transposase yields MPHFTFSTPDLTTFCHLDTLGLHCTGQHVTDSETVLLCTPTTDDNWCHRCGGYGRPRDTVTRKLAHEPFGHRPTTLLIRLRRYKCEICGRVWRHDTDQAAPARAKISRTGLAWALKALVVDHATISVIAAKLAVSWHTANDAILAEGQRVFIDDPSRFANVCVIGVDEHVWRHTRGGDKYVTVIIDLAPIRDKTGPARLLDVVEGRSKAVFKSWLARQSKDFCDGIEVVAMDGFTGFKTAAVEELPAAVEVMDPFHVVKPAGDSLDELRRRVQQETTGHRGKKGDPLYQARRTLHTGCQLLTERQQQRIVALFADDKHADVEVTWSVFQDIITAYRNLDRTAGKKSLQSIIESISSGVPSGLVELRRLGRTLKKRAVDVLAYFDRPGTSNGPTEALNGRLEHLRGSALGFRNLTHYIARSLLEAGGFRPRLHP; encoded by the coding sequence GTGCCCCACTTTACGTTCTCCACCCCTGACCTCACCACGTTCTGCCACCTCGACACACTCGGCCTGCACTGCACGGGCCAACACGTCACCGATTCAGAAACAGTTCTCCTATGCACCCCAACGACCGACGATAACTGGTGCCACCGATGCGGCGGATACGGCAGGCCGCGGGACACCGTGACCCGGAAGTTGGCTCACGAACCCTTCGGGCACCGCCCCACCACCCTGCTCATCCGACTTCGACGCTACAAATGCGAAATCTGTGGGCGCGTGTGGCGCCATGACACCGATCAAGCCGCCCCAGCCAGGGCGAAGATCTCCCGAACCGGGCTCGCCTGGGCGTTGAAAGCACTCGTTGTCGATCACGCTACGATCTCCGTCATCGCGGCTAAGCTCGCCGTTTCCTGGCACACCGCTAACGACGCGATCCTTGCCGAAGGGCAACGGGTCTTCATCGACGATCCTTCCCGGTTCGCCAACGTGTGCGTCATCGGCGTCGATGAGCATGTATGGCGGCACACCCGAGGTGGCGACAAGTACGTCACCGTGATCATCGACCTCGCCCCGATCCGCGATAAGACAGGCCCGGCGAGATTGCTGGACGTGGTCGAGGGACGGTCGAAGGCGGTGTTCAAATCCTGGCTGGCCAGGCAGTCGAAGGACTTCTGCGACGGTATCGAGGTTGTGGCGATGGATGGGTTCACCGGGTTCAAGACCGCTGCTGTCGAAGAGCTGCCGGCCGCGGTGGAAGTGATGGACCCGTTCCACGTCGTCAAGCCCGCCGGTGACAGTCTGGACGAGCTCCGCAGGCGTGTTCAGCAGGAAACGACCGGACACCGCGGGAAGAAGGGCGACCCGTTGTATCAGGCCCGGCGGACTCTGCACACCGGGTGTCAGTTACTCACCGAGCGGCAGCAGCAACGGATCGTCGCGCTCTTCGCGGATGACAAACATGCTGATGTCGAGGTGACCTGGAGCGTGTTCCAGGACATCATCACCGCCTACCGCAACCTGGACCGAACCGCGGGGAAGAAGTCGTTGCAGTCGATCATCGAATCGATCTCGTCCGGGGTGCCTTCTGGTCTTGTTGAGCTGCGCCGGCTGGGGCGGACGTTGAAGAAGCGGGCCGTGGATGTGTTGGCCTATTTCGATCGGCCGGGGACGTCGAACGGTCCGACGGAGGCATTGAACGGCCGGTTGGAACACTTGCGTGGTTCAGCGCTGGGGTTCCGGAACCTGACCCACTACATCGCCCGGAGCCTGCTCGAGGCCGGAGGATTCAGACCCCGATTACACCCCTAA
- a CDS encoding YceI family protein, with protein MTENPGIIGHWDIDPSHSRLGFSTRHAMVSRVRGAFNDVSGSADIAEDLSDSTATVIIETASVDTRSEGRDEHLRSADFFDVDAYPEIRFVSSAIDEVDEGSYIVTGELTIRDMTKTVSIPLELIGVESDPFGNLRAGLEGSRRIDRKDWGVTWNTKLDSGGVLVSDKITLEFELSLIKNVAEDAPADSSETTG; from the coding sequence ATGACAGAAAATCCTGGGATCATAGGTCATTGGGACATCGATCCCTCACATTCTCGACTGGGGTTCTCCACACGCCACGCCATGGTCTCGCGTGTGCGCGGAGCGTTCAATGATGTCTCCGGTTCGGCCGACATCGCCGAGGATCTCTCGGATTCGACCGCCACCGTCATCATCGAGACCGCGAGCGTCGACACCCGCAGCGAAGGCCGCGACGAGCACCTGCGCTCGGCTGACTTCTTTGACGTCGACGCCTACCCGGAGATCCGCTTCGTCTCCTCCGCCATCGACGAGGTAGACGAAGGCTCCTATATCGTCACCGGTGAGCTGACGATCCGTGACATGACGAAGACCGTGTCCATCCCGCTCGAGCTCATCGGTGTCGAGTCCGATCCCTTCGGCAACCTGCGCGCCGGCCTCGAGGGCTCGCGCCGCATCGACCGTAAGGACTGGGGCGTGACCTGGAATACGAAGCTCGATTCCGGTGGCGTGCTCGTCAGCGACAAGATCACGCTCGAGTTCGAGCTCTCCCTCATCAAGAACGTCGCCGAGGATGCCCCCGCCGATTCGTCGGAGACCACAGGTTAG